A single region of the Populus nigra chromosome 2, ddPopNigr1.1, whole genome shotgun sequence genome encodes:
- the LOC133681968 gene encoding brassinosteroid-responsive RING protein 1-like, which produces MGFPVGYSEVLLPKLFVHALSLLGFIRGLVLCLFTYVGLSDFLETDNIWPDYPTRTPFYPSLSAALIREILPVIKFEDLLGGDGGCCDLPESCAVCLYEFEGEDEIRWLKNCKHIFHRACLDRWMDHDRNTCPLCRTSFVPDEMQGEFNQRLWAANSDDSDFYDE; this is translated from the coding sequence ATGGGGTTTCCAGTTGGGTACTCGGAGGTTTTGTTACCCAAGCTGTTCGTTCACGCACTTTCCTTGCTGGGTTTCATCAGGGGCCTCGTTTTGTGTCTTTTTACCTATGTGGGTCTCTCAGATTTCCTTGAGACTGACAATATTTGGCCCGATTACCCGACCCGAACGCCCTTCTACCCGTCTCTATCGGCTGCCCTGATCCGGGAAATCTTGCCTGTCATCAAGTTCGAGGACCTGCTCGGCGGAGATGGTGGTTGTTGTGACTTGCCGGAGAGTTGTGCTGTTTGTTTGTATGAGTTTGAAGGAGAGGATGAGATCAGGTGGTTGAAGAATTGTAAGCACATTTTTCACAGGGCTTGTTTGGACCGTTGGATGGATCATGACAGGAACACGTGTCCCCTCTGTAGGACTTCGTTTGTGCCTGATGAGATGCAGGGGGAGTTTAATCAGCGGTTATGGGCCGCAAATAGCGATGATAGTGATTTTTACGATGAATAG
- the LOC133681810 gene encoding uncharacterized protein LOC133681810, producing MGLDDQVEKMEMRKSYRNVWHTNLLSTISADTPYCLFSLFCGPCVSYMLRKRALYNDMSRYVCCAGYLPCSGKCGESKCPELCLGTEVVCCFCNSVASTRFLLQDEFNIQTTQCDNCIIGFMFCLQQLACICSLVACITGNDEIGDLAQMLSCLSDLVYCSVCACIQTQHKVEMDKRDGKFGPQPAMAVPSVQQMSRIDQPIPPYAGYAPQQAYGQPYGYPPPPQTQGYPPAYPQPHAYPPHGYSR from the exons ATGGGGCTGGACGATCAAGTTGAGAAAATGGAGATGCGTAAGAGTTATAGGAATGTCTGGCACACCAATCTCTTGAGCACCATCTCCGCCGATACTCCTT ATTGTCTGTTCTCATTATTTTG TGGACCATGTGTCTCATACATGCTGCGCAAACGAGCTCTTTACAATGACATGTCAAG GTATGTCTGCTGTGCTGGCTATCTTCCATGTAGTGGGAAGTGCGGAGAAAGTAAATGTCCTGAACTTTGCCTTGGCACTGAG GTCGTCTGCTGCTTCTGTAATTCAGTTGCCTCAACTCGCTTCCTATTGCAAGATGAATTCAATATACAAACTACACAATGCGACAACTGCATTATT GGATTTATGTTCTGCCTGCAGCAATTAGCATGTATATGTTCATTAGTTGCTTGCATAACtggaaatgatgaaattggagACCTTGCCCAGATGCTGAGCTGTTTGTCTGATTTGGTTTATTGCTC GGTCTGCGCATGTATTCAG ACCCAGCACAAGGTTGAAATGGACAAGAGAGATGGTAAGTTTGGGCCACAGCCTGCTATGGCAGTTCCTTCGGTGCAGCAGATGTCTCGTATTGATCAGCCAATTCCTCCATATGCTGGCTACGCACCTCAACAAGCATATGGCCAGCCTTATGGCTATCCTCCACCCCCGCAAACTCAAGGTTACCCTCCTGCCTATCCACAACCTCATGCTTATCCTCCACATGGCTACTCAAGGTGA